A single genomic interval of Halomonas sp. GT harbors:
- a CDS encoding GSCFA domain-containing protein has product MNPYSSLPEKAFWKKAVASKSMFDISDLWDPKFNIVTNSKVTTFGSCFAQHIGNALKSRGFNWLITELPPGGLSSENRKKFNYEIFSARTGNIYTTSLLRQWVEWALGEKSIPDEVWEKEGRYYDPFRPVVEPGGFASIDELRKSQMETVLAFRESIKQSTFFVFTLGLTESWFNSKNGYEYPMCPGTAAGEYIEGEHVFKNQQFGDVIKNLNIAMNLMRKENPRIKFILTVSPVPLTATNSDNNVLIATMESKSILRAVAGQAARNQKSVDYFPSYEIINSPVFKGMFFEPNQRSVNPVGVNFVMDHFFSCLESKFGSQVAKKLKASKAKSSKVSDAVCEEELLNAFG; this is encoded by the coding sequence TGATATTTCGGATCTATGGGATCCTAAGTTCAATATAGTTACGAACAGCAAGGTTACAACTTTTGGGTCATGTTTTGCACAGCATATAGGAAATGCATTAAAGTCAAGAGGGTTTAATTGGTTGATAACTGAGTTACCACCCGGAGGACTTTCTTCAGAAAATAGGAAAAAATTTAACTATGAGATTTTCTCAGCTCGAACAGGTAATATTTATACCACTTCTCTTCTTAGGCAGTGGGTCGAGTGGGCTTTAGGGGAGAAGAGTATCCCTGATGAAGTGTGGGAAAAAGAAGGTAGATATTATGATCCTTTTAGACCTGTAGTTGAACCGGGCGGTTTTGCTAGTATCGACGAACTTAGGAAGTCTCAAATGGAGACAGTCTTAGCGTTTCGCGAATCTATCAAGCAATCAACTTTCTTCGTTTTTACTTTAGGTTTAACTGAGAGTTGGTTTAATTCCAAAAATGGTTATGAATATCCTATGTGCCCTGGTACGGCAGCCGGTGAATATATAGAAGGTGAGCACGTTTTTAAGAATCAGCAATTTGGTGATGTAATAAAAAATTTAAATATAGCCATGAATTTAATGCGTAAAGAAAATCCCAGGATTAAGTTTATACTGACAGTTTCCCCAGTGCCACTAACAGCAACTAATTCAGATAATAATGTTCTTATAGCAACTATGGAATCAAAGTCTATTCTCCGGGCTGTTGCTGGTCAAGCCGCAAGAAATCAAAAGAGCGTTGATTATTTTCCCTCTTATGAAATTATTAACAGTCCAGTCTTCAAAGGAATGTTTTTTGAGCCTAATCAAAGAAGTGTAAACCCAGTAGGTGTTAATTTTGTTATGGATCACTTCTTTTCTTGCCTCGAATCTAAGTTTGGCAGCCAAGTGGCAAAAAAATTAAAAGCTAGTAAAGCCAAAAGTAGCAAGGTATCTGATGCTGTTTGTGAAGAAGAGCTCCTTAACGCATTTGGGTGA